One window from the genome of Kluyveromyces marxianus DMKU3-1042 DNA, complete genome, chromosome 3 encodes:
- the DRS1 gene encoding putative ATP-dependent RNA helicase has translation MVGKKFKAFGDFVPTISDSEEDIPDLDASDDELQKKPVKASKNSKNKGKKGKKNTGQDLDEDVHEDLNPEFQFSVDGAEVTTNFEGWEFLGDDKTDAPEKKDVDLDGIIRRKGGLIKMAAAGSEEEEGESAEEEEEEEEEESDKEEVNNDSDDDELALDGFGMGAIKKTKESTEDDEENEEENQEDSDEENDAEGSDEDVEMTQNDLGRGKFNEEEEVEDSPEEMAKFYAPDDEGDDAKKTVHKTFNSLSLSRPVLKGLSSLGYTKPSPIQSAAIPIALLGKDIIAGAVTGSGKTAAFMIPIIERLLYKPAQIASTRVIVLTPTRELAIQVSDVGKNIAKFVNGITFGLAVGGLNLRQQEQSLKTRPDIVVATPGRFIDHIRNSPSFSVDAVEILVIDEADRMLEDGFQEELQEIMSLIPSKRQTLLFSATMNSKIKQLISLSLKRPVRIMIDPPKQAAAKLTQEFVRIRKRDHLKPALLYQLIRKLDSASQKRIVVFVARKETAHKLRIILGLLGMQVGELHGSLTQEQRLQSVNNFKSLQVPVLICTDLASRGLDIPKIEVVINYDMPKTYEIYLHRVGRTARAGREGRSVTFVGESSQDRSIVRSALRSVEENADSGKALSRSVDWVQVEQINSLVESKNEVIEEVLDEEKQEKEILRAEMELRKGENMLKHKEEISARPRRTWFQSESEKKNSKLLQILSKNKKPMNSKKRKQQEALAERPRLYKKTKKDRMEYQELQFKKQSKAPAKKGKKGKK, from the coding sequence ATGGTTGGTAAAAAGTTCAAGGCATTTGGTGATTTCGTTCCAACAATAAGTGATAGTGAGGAAGATATTCCTGATTTAGATGCTTCTGACGACGAGTTGCAAAAAAAGCCAGTCAAAGCCAGTAAAAATAGCAAGAATAAAGGGAagaaagggaaaaagaaCACTGGGCAGGatcttgatgaagatgtcCATGAGGACTTAAATCCAGAATTCCAGTTTTCTGTTGACGGTGCCGAAGTCACCACAAATTTTGAAGGTTGGGAGTTCTTGGGGGATGATAAGACGGATGCTcctgaaaagaaagatgttGATTTAGATGGTATCattagaagaaaaggtGGTTTGATTAAAATGGCTGCTGCTGGcagtgaagaagaagaaggtgagtctgcggaagaagaagaagaagaagaagaggaagagagTGATAAGGAAGAAGTCAACAATGATtccgatgatgatgaattggCTTTGGATGGTTTCGGAATGGGTGCTATCAAAAAGACCAAGGAATCTactgaagatgatgaagaaaatgaagaagaaaaccaagaagactcagatgaagaaaatgatgcAGAGGGAAGCGACGAAGATGTTGAAATGACCCAAAATGATCTAGGAAGAGGTAAGTTtaatgaagaggaagaagttGAGGACTCTCCTGAGGAAATGGCCAAATTTTATGCACCAGATGATGAAGGTGATGATGCAAAGAAGACTGTTCACAAGACTTTCAATAGTTTGTCATTATCCAGGCCGGTATTAAAGGGTCTCTCCTCTTTAGGGTATACTAAGCCATCTCCAATTCAAAGTGCTGCTATTCCTATTGCATTGCTAGGTAAAGATATCATCGCAGGTGCTGTCACCGGTTCCGGTAAGACAGCTGCTTTTATGATTCCGATTATCGAACGTTTGCTATACAAGCCAGCGCAAATCGCATCTACCAGAGTTATTGTGCTAACTCCAACACGTGAATTAGCAATTCAAGTCTCTGATGTTGGTAAAAATATAGCCAAATTTGTTAACGGAATAACTTTCGGTCTAGCAGTTGGTGGTTTAAACTTAagacaacaagaacaatctttgaaaactaGGCCGGACATCGTTGTTGCAACTCCAGGTAGATTCATTGATCATATTAGAAATTCTCCAAGTTTCAGTGTTGATGCTGTTGAGATTTTGGTTATTGATGAAGCTGATAGAATGTTGGAAGACGGTTTCCAAGAGGAATTGCAAGAAATCATGTCCTTGATTCCTAGTAAGAGACAAACTTTGCTATTTTCTGCTACTATGAACTCCAAGATCAAACAattaatttctttatcaTTGAAGAGACCCGTTAGAATTATGATCGATCCTCCAAAACAAGCTGCTGCTAAGTTGACACAAGAGTTTGTTCGTATACGTAAGAGAGATCACTTAAAACCTGCTTTACTCTACCAATTAATCCGTAAATTGGATAGTGCTAgtcaaaaaagaattgtCGTATTTGTTGctagaaaagaaacagcCCACAAATTGAGAATTATTCTTGGTCTCTTAGGTATGCAAGTGGGTGAATTGCATGGTTCCCTAACGCAAGAACAGCGTTTACAATCTGTCAATAACTTCAAGTCTTTACAAGTCCCTGTTTTGATCTGTACAGATTTAGCGTCCAGAGGTTTGGATATTCCAAAGATTGAGGTAGTCATCAATTATGACATGCCAAAAACTTATGAAATTTATTTGCATAGAGTTGGTCGTACAGCAAGAGCTGGTAGAGAAGGTCGCTCCGTCACATTCGTTGGTGAATCATCTCAAGATAGAAGTATTGTCAGAAGTGCTCTAAGGTCTGTAGAAGAGAATGCAGACAGTGGAAAGGCATTGAGTAGATCCGTGGATTGGGTTCAAGTGGAGCAAATAAATAGCTTGGTTGAATCAAAGAATGAGGTTATAGAAGAAGTTctagatgaagaaaaacaagaaaaggaaatttTGAGGGCTGAGATGGAACTTCGTAAGGGTGAAAATATGTTAAAGCATAAAGAAGAGATCAGTGcaagaccaagaagaacttggttccaatctgaatctgagaagaaaaactcAAAGTTGCTACAAATTCTTTCTAAGAACAAGAAGCCAATGAATAgtaaaaagagaaaacaacaagaagctTTAGCTGAAAGACCTCGTTTATATAAAAAGACCAAAAAGGATCGTATGGAATACCAAGAGCTCCAGTTCAAAAAACAATCCAAAGCTCCTGCTaagaagggaaagaaaggaaagaaataa
- the LMO1 gene encoding Lmo1p — MDAIIQELENCKAHANNAGTLSQESSERYLDLLITSLFSQDAVERDDKLLLIGLGHLSDMASVETWKQRLSPDLINKIYDLIISQQSDDLATTQASTSILTKLSQICLSNSPEVEALLEHLCISLQTNNNILTLLHFLLQKYNKNMMICFKIVNYLSLHIECLVKWCSRGEKTAIQIATATNIALKDIGILDEIDVILKSQKRESSIINAVDAFIKSFKRLKTCLVELDPLEYEIETVQQVKALIHQLFDVYDVTKERFSKSNKECENLAGLTIIEILNLRFALIQNDLTFKKQFTEQLMFQENPLPLLKSISGISDIIWKYLDMSNDQIETKPYKKHFILHFKEIIISLLNMLAKMWEISKSGTLGDLESLLGLVRILILKVDKICQTEEDSFLELFSEICETSSYEDLRQLQVAQWRTKQYQDWADDISSFDEILRNQVQEFVRYQRLLLMQKGTWVYSENPIEAKDKLPKVSFIALSDNQMNFLIREFKHKVETSPSVNDNEIECIDRSALLNNKTLVIPLKNIANIQSRQIELDRKIPEGARLINILQTTIYTEVTIFERNGKILSVFYLESAKSFYTWLDGLQLLSQNKNAKLSSETVEQIDILIELRRNIQLAALNDKFKDEQSVESFSEEEDDELYYNQDTLKLLTENLYYE; from the coding sequence ATGGACGCTATCATACAGGAGTTGGAGAATTGTAAGGCTCATGCTAATAATGCGGGTACTTTGTCACAAGAAAGTTCCGAGAGATACTTAGATCTACTCATTACTTCATTGTTTTCCCAAGATGCTGTTGAAAGAGATGATAAACTACTTCTAATTGGTTTAGGACATCTCTCTGACATGGCCTCTGTGGAGACATGGAAACAAAGGCTCTCACCAGATCtgataaataaaatatacgACCTCATAATATCGCAGCAAAGTGATGATTTGGCTACAACTCAAGCGTCTACATCCATATTAACTAAGTTATCACAAATATGTCTCTCTAATTCTCCTGAGGTTGAGGCTTTGCTTGAGCACTTGTGCATTTCTTTACAAACtaacaataatatattgACACTGCTACATTTTCTACTACAGAAGTACAACAAGAATATGATGATATGTTTCAAAATCGTCAATTACTTATCGTTGCATATCGAATGTCTTGTAAAGTGGTGTTCTCGGGGCGAAAAAACTGCTATACAAATCGCGACCGCAACAAACATAGCGTTGAAAGATATTGGTATCTtagatgaaattgatgtCATATTGAAGAGCCAGAAAAGGGAGTCCAGCATTATCAATGCAGTGGATGCGTTTATAAAAAGCTTTAAACGATTAAAGACATGTTTAGTTGAACTTGACCCTCTAGAAtatgaaattgaaacagTACAGCAAGTAAAAGCACTTATTCATCAGCTTTTTGATGTTTATGATGTTACCAAGGAAAGATTCAGCAAGTCAAATAAGGAATGCGAAAACTTGGCAGGGTTGACTATAATTGAAATTCTTAACCTCAGATTTGCTCTTATACAAAATGATCTAACGTTCAAGAAGCAATTCACAGAGCAGTTAATGTTTCAAGAAAATCCCTTACCACTTCTGAAGTCCATTTCCGGTATCTCAGATATCATTTGGAAATATCTTGATATGTCAAATGATCAGattgaaacaaaaccaTATAAGAAGCACTTTATTTTACATTTTAAGGAGATTATAATTTCCTTACTTAATATGTTAGCAAAAATGTGGGAGATATCCAAGAGCGGGACTTTAGGTGATCTTGAGTCCTTACTAGGTCTGGTAAGAATTCTGATTTTAAAGGTTGACAAGATTTGCCaaactgaagaagattcatTTTTGGAATTATTCAGTGAAATCTGCGAAACTTCGAGTTACGAAGACTTAAGGCAGTTACAAGTGGCACAGTGGAGAACCAAACAATATCAAGACTGGGCTGATGATATCTCTAGCTTTGACGAAATCTTACGAAACCAAGTTCAGGAATTTGTTCGTTATCAGAGATTATTGTTAATGCAAAAAGGTACATGGGTATATTCTGAAAACCCAATAGAAGCCAAGGACAAACTCCCAAAAGTGTCTTTCATTGCACTCTCTGATAACCAAATGAACTTCCTAATAAGAGAGTTCAAACATAAAGTAGAAACATCACCATCAGTAAATGATAATGAAATCGAATGCATAGATCGCTCTGCTCTTTTAAATAACAAGACGTTGGTGATTCCTTTAAAAAATATTGCAAATATTCAGAGTAGACAAATTGAACTTGACCGTAAGATACCTGAAGGAGCCAGATTGATTAATATTCTGCAGACTACAATTTATACGGAAGTTACAATCTTTGAgagaaatggaaaaattTTATCAGTGTTTTATCTGGAGAGTGCAAAAAGTTTCTACACATGGTTAGATGGTCTACAACTTTTGtcccaaaacaaaaatgcCAAACTCTCTTCTGAAACAGTTGAACAAATAGACATTTTAATTGAGTTGAGGAGAAATATTCAACTTGCGGCATTGAAtgataaattcaaagatgaaCAGTCTGTTGAATCTTTCtctgaggaagaagatgatgaactATACTATAATCAAGATACCCTCAAACTACTTACCGAAAACCTTTATTACGAATGA
- the SYS1 gene encoding Sys1p has protein sequence MASVRRYLRVPRELMPSEIFKQESQSPGKIVIQIILLQMFYYLTAAVLFYGWATLCGYDINLKQWLFTWQDIDFSNSFGISLSALWLIDSLICVFFLTVIVGRSKLAWDFAITIHAINLVVVWTHTGLFPSLAWFVLQFLSTLILVFLGTWFTRWRELKDTFFEGMVDTESVSAPSSQPASQPLTGNIELRDLEAQK, from the coding sequence ATGGCTTCAGTAAGACGATATTTACGCGTTCCTAGGGAACTTATGCCCTCagaaatattcaaacaGGAATCACAATCTCCTGGTAAAATAGTAATACAAATAATTTTGCTTCAGATGTTTTATTACCTAACGGCAGCGGTATTATTCTACGGTTGGGCTACGTTGTGCGGATATGACATAAACTTGAAACAATGGCTATTCACTTGGCAAGATATAGATTTCTCCAACTCATTTGGGATCTCTCTATCCGCCCTTTGGTTAATCGACTCATTGATATgtgtattctttttgacCGTTATTGTGGGCAGAAGCAAGCTTGCGTGGGACTTTGCTATAACTATCCACGCAATCAACTTGGTGGTTGTATGGACACACACAGGACTATTTCCTTCATTAGCAtggtttgttcttcaattccTCTCTACACTAATACTAGTTTTCCTTGGTACTTGGTTTACTAGATGGAGAGAACTAAAGGATACGTTTTTTGAAGGCATGGTTGATACCGAAAGTGTGTCCGCACCTTCAAGTCAACCAGCGTCGCAGCCCCTAACAGGAAATATTGAACTAAGAGATTTGGAAGCGCAGAAGTAA
- the CYR1 gene encoding adenylate cyclase, with protein MDSSNSKEQDPIQDQQHVDSSSTAGQNVRGSDGGGNATDRSSHSQTTDDNVHDSNVWHSYSNDVPTFKLDYTIDAAGNSRVPEKKGFHSAIGRNAGSFAHNPRPPLSRPVKPSFERSKTANLSPASPRAGGQNLPHLSNLSRTTSALSMSSMASHHQSKGNLKPSRASTFFKKLTSRKSSLAGQTAPSDLDTVSINDDKVYTTDGDIPLPQQQHFHAPPTSALRRKMSTFIHGSGNMTSVSPFTALHGPTSKAGTSKSNLLLVSNSESRRGSTSSATTTVSNTSNLNANSNPQHSGSQLTKNTADTDLIRTRSRSSHEATSKKSSANDIFGVDLNLQNLSDMTDVVVNMAPSVPVTASKIETPAPLTPNEKNEANAAARKQWTAPESWDVDETVGLDVNKIREKHKNSKTHNQKTKNRHRKHHKLDGSQKNMSKKLVDHRKSEAVIPHVHHHDFEEDALSPHTSSTAKGSDDLSLSLSRTLSSECECCNTISPNGEDDSDITLDTQSGSFDEVDSDKKSSRPGSPLPQTKIEQYSQIDGETEFEEHMLEKYYSDLSDIDQTKKYAIRIFNVDDTFTTLSCHPNTTVAELIPQIKKKFNIHQGNFQLSLKVGKLSKILSPTAHPILIQIKLLLLNGYKKSDPLHILGLDDVSFVFSFKFHPVTTSQLTAEQQQRLSKGDFIHVDLRNMDLTTPPIIFYQHTSEIESLDVSNNANIFLPIDFIESAVKLSSLRMVNVRASRFPANITEACDLVSLDLERNFIKRIPESISNLSNLTILNLQCNQLDRLPSGFKNLKNLQLLDISSNVFTTYPEVVNKCTNLLQVDISYNKISSIPSSINQLTNLAKMNLSNNRIQAVPDLSGMTNLRTLNLKNNRIASIKSNAPNLQNLFLTSNRISVWEDSLPKLRSCDLTENPVTSFDYRGNVLSNLTSLSLNKAKLSSLPIEFLKTLQKLEKLELNENNLTSLPPQIKYLKKLVHLSAANNKLDSVPNEIEFLTNLKSLDLHCNNISNLPAQISKLELTTLNISSNLLGYDAGFNNYAESPLSKSLLFLNVADNNLSAEMLPLFNYNNRLKIINLSYNDISDISSLNLPTLTELYLSGNNITSLPGEIFQRMKSLKVIMLNGNKLMSLPSELSQLTNLTVLDVGSNQLKYNISNYHYDWNWMHNHNLKYLNFSGNKRFEIKSMIGADTKTDLSDLTILRQLKILGLMDVTMKTSKVPDDGVNFRLRTTGSMINGMKYGVADTLGKKSSVSTRDIKYERFRGKDDQCLFCLYDSVNENSTSGHKISQIVRDIYDKILSRSLDKYGDDTDENIRTALRFSFLQLNKEINSMVVSMENGSNHAELTSVDLLSGASATVVFFKGDSVYTANIGNIRAILAKNNGDYEILTRLHVPIKRDEYERIRIAGGYVNSNKLDGVSDVSRAVGFFDLLPHIHASPDISDFKLTFSDQMIIIASHNLWDYINYETASDIARENGSEPMLAAEKLKDYAISYGCTDKVTVVCISLEKGATQTNRFNISKKDLLSRKNAFEDTSLRRLQPEIPPPTGNVAIVFTDIKNSTFIWELFPDAMRTAIKTHNDIMRRQLRIFGGYEVKTEGDAFMVAFPTPISALVWCLSVQLKLLEAEWPGEITSIRDGCLITDTNGNKIYQGLSVRMGIHWGCPVPEVDVVTKRMDYLGPVVNKAARVSGIADGGQVMLSNDFMVEFNKILKYHQQVAEQNTPLDKAYGEDIVGEVLEREMHMLDSIGWVFIELGEQTLKGLETKEHVTIAYPKSLESRHTLATQDQKNSVISDEFLFQIRSVSNRLETILSSVQGGIIGLDGTMNGQYTTFDTHTKQAVMKKSSEADLLSFLDHLVTRIESSVVLMNMRQQIQGGLLIYKPNEQKKQKSIFELLDDVLAKVKSLPQEDVSSENTEGNNISEVDTNSQT; from the coding sequence ATGGATAGCAGCAATTCTAAAGAGCAGGATCCAATCCAGGATCAACAACATGTTGATTCATCATCTACTGCGGGGCAGAATGTGAGGGGCTCGGATGGAGGAGGGAATGCCACGGACAGGAGTTCGCATAGTCAGACTACGGATGATAATGTTCATGATTCTAATGTATGGCACAGTTATTCGAATGATGTTCCTACGTTCAAGCTGGATTACACTATCGATGCAGCTGGTAATTCTCGTGTTCCCGAGAAAAAGGGATTCCATTCTGCAATAGGACGGAATGCGGGATCCTTTGCGCATAATCCTCGCCCACCTTTGAGCAGGCCAGTCAAGCCTTCGTTCGAGAGGTCGAAAACTGCGAATCTATCGCCCGCTTCCCCTAGAGCCGGAGGGCAAAACTTGCCACATTTATCAAACCTTTCCCGGACTACGAGTGCTCTGTCGATGTCGAGCATGGCTTCTCACCATCAGTCGAAGGGCAACCTGAAACCTTCTCGTGCAAGtacttttttcaaaaagctCACTAGCAGAAAGTCATCGCTAGCAGGCCAGACTGCTCCATCAGATTTAGACACTGTGTCGattaatgatgataaagTATACACAACAGACGGCGACATTCCACTACCGCAGCAACAGCATTTCCACGCACCACCTACAAGTGCCttgagaaggaaaatgaGCACTTTCATTCACGGTTCTGGAAATATGACTAGCGTATCGCCATTCACGGCTCTACATGGTCCCACCTCGAAGGCTGGCACGTCAAAGTCGAATTTACTATTAGTCTCTAATTCAGAGAGCCGGAGAGGATCAACTTCAAgtgcaacaacaacagtgAGTAACACTTCAAATCTAAATGCCAATTCAAATCCTCAACACAGCGGAAGTCAATTAACAAAGAACACCGCTGATACTGACCTGATCAGGACAAGGTCAAGATCATCGCATGAGGCAACAAGTAAAAAAAGTAGCGCAAATGATATATTCGGTGTTGATTTGAACTTGCAAAACCTTTCGGATATGACAGATGTGGTAGTTAATATGGCACCCTCTGTCCCGGTTACTGCCAGCAAAATAGAAACACCGGCTCCACTAACACCGAACGAGAAAAACGAAGCGAATGCTGCAGCTAGAAAACAATGGACCGCCCCAGAATCCTGGGATGTGGACGAAACGGTTGGTTTGGATGTAAATAAGATCAGAGAGAAGCACAAAAACTCTAAGACACACAAtcaaaagacaaaaaatCGCCATAGAAAGCATCACAAACTTGATGGAAGTCAGAAAAACATGTCCAAAAAGCTTGTCGATCATAGGAAATCGGAAGCTGTGATTCCACATGTTCATCACCACGATTTCGAGGAAGATGCTTTATCTCCTCATACATCGTCAACTGCAAAGGGCTCCGATGATCTTTCTCTGAGCTTGTCAAGGACGTTAAGTTCGGAATGCGAATGTTGTAATACTATATCTCCTAACGGAGAAGATGACTCTGATATAACATTAGACACCCAATCAGGTAGTTTCGATGAAGTTGATTCAGATAAGAAGTCCTCGAGACCTGGCTCTCCTTTGCCACAGACGaaaattgaacaatattCACAGATCGATGGTGAAacagaatttgaagaacatATGCTCGAAAAGTATTACAGTGATCTATCGGATATTGAtcaaacaaagaaatatgcAATTAGAATCTTCAACGTTGATGACACATTCACCACCCTTTCTTGTCATCCTAATACTACAGTAGCTGAACTCATCCCCcagatcaagaaaaagttTAATATTCACCAAGGAAATTTCCAATTATCTTTGAAGGTTGGTAAACTTTCCAAGATTTTGAGTCCGACTGCTCACCCAATTCTGATTCAAATAAAgctattattattaaatgGTTATAAGAAAAGTGATCCGCTTCATATATTAGGTTTAGATGACGTTAGTTTCGTGTTCAGTTTCAAATTCCATCCTGTTACTACGTCTCAATTGACTGCTgagcaacaacaaagacTTTCAAAGGGTGATTTTATTCATGTTGATTTGAGAAATATGGATCTCACGACACCACCCATTATATTCTACCAACATACTTCAGAAATTGAAAGTTTGGATGTTTCAAATAATGCAAACATTTTCTTACCCATTGACTTTATTGAAAGTGCCGTCAAGTTGTCAAGTTTGAGAATGGTAAATGTTAGAGCTTCAAGATTTCCTGCGAACATCACTGAAGCATGCGATTTGGTTTCTTTAGATTTGGAGAGAAACTTCATAAAACGTATCCCCGAGTCCATCTCCAATTTGTCCAATCTAACAATTTTGAATCTTCAGTGTAATCAATTAGACAGACTTCCATCAGGATTCAAAAACTTAAAGAATCTACAACTATTAGATATATCATCCAATGTTTTCACGACTTACCCTGAAGTGGTCAACAAGTGCACAAACCTTTTACAAGTGGATATTTCCTATAATAAGATTTCGTCAATTCCTTCCAGCATAAATCAATTAACTAACTTGGCTAAAATGAACTTATCCAACAACAGAATACAGGCAGTGCCTGATCTCTCTGGAATGACAAATTTACGGACGTTGAATCTCAAAAATAATCGAATTGCATCAATTAAGTCCAATGCTCCGAACTTACagaatttgttcttgaCCTCAAATAGGATATCTGTATGGGAGGATTCATTACCTAAATTGAGAAGTTGTGATTTGACAGAGAACCCTGTAACATCATTTGATTATAGAGGAAATGTGCTGTCCAACTTGACTAGTCTATCTTTGAACAAAGCAAAACTATCTAGTTTACCAATTGAGTTCTTAAAAACATTACAGAAGCTTGAAAAACTTGAGCTAAATGAGAACAATTTAACAAGTCTACCTCCTCAGATAAAATATCTTAAGAAATTGGTCCATCTCTCAGCTGCTAACAACAAGCTCGATAGCGTACCGAATGAAATCGAATTTTTAACCAATCTCAAGTCACTTGATTTGCATTGTAATAATATTAGTAATTTACCAGCTCAAATCTCAAAATTGGAGCTGACAACGCTAaacatttcttcaaatttattAGGATATGACGCAGGCTTCAATAACTACGCTGAGAGTCCGCTATCTAAATCATTGTTGTTCCTCAATGTGGCTGACAATAACCTCAGCGCGGAAATGCTTCCTTTGTTCAATTACAACAACAGATTGAAAATTATTAATTTATCGTACAATGACATTTCTgatatttcttcattgaaTCTTCCAACATTAACAGAGTTATACCTTTCTGGTAACAATATTACTAGTCTACCTGGAGAAATCTTCCaaagaatgaaaagttTAAAGGTTATTATGCTCAATGGTAATAAATTGATGTCTCTACCTTCTGAGCTTTCGCAATTAACCAATCTAACTGTTCTTGATGTCGGATCGAATCAATTAAAATACAACATATCTAACTATCACTATGATTGGAACTGGATGCATAATCACAATCTAAAATATCTAAACTTTTCCGGTAACAAAAGGTTCGAGATTAAATCCATGATCGGGGCAGATACTAAAACTGATCTCTCAGATTTGACAATCCTACGTCAATTAAAAATTCTCGGTTTGATGGATGTTACTATGAAAACATCTAAAGTCCCTGACGACGGCGTTAATTTCCGTCTAAGAACAACTGGATCTATGATAAATGGCATGAAGTATGGTGTTGCTGATACTCTAGGTAAGAAAAGTTCAGTTTCGACTAGAGATATTAAATATGAAAGATTTAGAGGTAAGGATGACCAGTGTCTTTTCTGCTTATACGATAGCGTGAATGAAAACTCTACTTCTGGTCATAAAATTTCTCAGATTGTCAGAGATATTTATGATAAGATTTTGTCCAGATCTTTGGATAAATATGGGGATGATACAGATGAAAATATCAGAACAGCCTTAAGATTCAGCTTCTTGCAgttaaacaaagaaattaaCAGTATGGTAGTTTCAATGGAAAATGGCTCAAATCATGCAGAGTTGACCTCTGTAGACTTGTTAAGTGGTGCATCTGCAACAGTGGtttttttcaaaggtgATTCTGTTTACACGGCAAATATTGGTAATATTAGAGCGATTTTGGCAAAGAATAATGGTGATTACGAAATTTTAACAAGGTTGCATGTTCCAATCAAAAGAGATGAATACGAAAGAATCAGAATTGCAGGTGGTTATGTCAACAGTAATAAGTTGGACGGTGTATCGGATGTTTCCAGGGCTGTGGGTTTCTTTGACTTACTGCCACATATTCATGCTTCTCCTGATATTTCGGACTTTAAATTGACATTCTCAGATCAGATGATTATAATCGCTTCACATAATTTGTGGGATTACATAAACTATGAAACAGCGTCAGATATTGCCCGTGAAAATGGTTCTGAGCCTATGTTAGCGGCagaaaaattgaaagacTATGCAATCAGTTACGGATGTACGGACAAGGTAACTGTTGTATGTATCAGTCTCGAGAAGGGTGCAACACAAACGAACAGGTTCAATATTAGTAAAAAAGATTTattatcaagaaaaaaCGCCTTTGAAGATACTTCATTGAGAAGATTACAACCAGAAATCCCACCTCCAACAGGAAACGTGGCTATAGTTTTCACAGATATTAAAAACTCTACTTTCATATGGGAACTGTTCCCTGATGCCATGAGAACTGCAATTAAAACACATAATGATATTATGAGAAGGCAATTACGTATATTTGGAGGTTATGAAGTGAAAACGGAAGGTGATGCATTTATGGTTGCATTCCCAACACCTATTAGTGCATTAGTTTGGTGTTTGAGTGTCCAACTGAAGCTTTTAGAAGCAGAGTGGCCAGGTGAGATAACTTCGATAAGAGATGGTTGTCTAATCACAGATACAAATGggaataaaatatatcagGGACTTTCAGTTCGGATGGGAATTCATTGGGGCTGTCCTGTCCCTGAAGTGGATGTTGTTACTAAAAGAATGGATTATCTTGGTCCTGTTGTCAACAAAGCTGCCAGAGTGTCAGGTATTGCCGATGGTGGACAAGTAATGTTAAGTAACGATTTCATGGTTGAGTTCAAtaaaattttgaaatatcatcAACAGGTTGCTGAACAAAATACACCTTTAGATAAGGCGTATGGTGAAGATATCGTGGGTGAAGTCTTGGAGAGAGAAATGCATATGTTGGATTCAATAGGATGGGTATTCATTGAGCTCGGAGAACAAACTTTGAAAGGtttagaaacaaaagaacaTGTCACAATTGCCTATCCAAAATCCCTCGAATCAAGACATACCTTGGCAACACAAGATCAAAAGAACAGTGTCATATCCGATGAATTCTTATTCCAGATTCGTTCAGTTTCTAACAGATTAGAAACCATTCTCTCATCTGTCCAAGGAGGAATAATTGGTCTTGATGGGACTATGAATGGCCAGTATACGACATTTGATACTCATACGAAGCAAGCCGTGATGAAAAAATCTTCTGAAGCGGACCTGTTATCCTTTTTGGATCACTTAGTCACTCGTATTGAATCATCTGTTGTCCTAATGAATATGAGACAGCAAATTCAAGGTGGACTGCTCATCTATAAACCGAATgagcaaaagaaacaaaagtcTATATTCGAGTTATTAGATGATGTGTTAGCAAAGGTAAAAAGTCTCCCTCAAGAAGATGTGAGTTCTGAAAACACCGAAGGAAATAATATTTCAGAAGTGGACACCAACTCTCAAACATAA